The Methanococcus voltae genome window below encodes:
- a CDS encoding TIGR00375 family protein gives MIANTDLHLHSKYSKGTSKFMSIDNIVKYGKLKGLDIIGTGDCLNPKWLDEIKNHLDDNLVLTTEIEDKHRVHHLIILPNLAQTNDLINYLSSHSKNIGYEGRPNVSLDGKEIMDIVKELGGLIGPAHVFTPWTSLYKTYNSVYDCYGKKPDYIELGLSADTDMADMVEELRDIPFLSNSDAHSFYPHRMGREFNQMEISNVGDIEHNFEEIRNAIKNNKIVANYGLDPNLGKYHTTACTKCYLRYDIEDAIKFKFKCRECGGTIKKGVLERSKELSKDKKVIHPDFRPPYHRIIPLAEIISFSIGKGVNTKSVQTLYDNYLHNFKNEIEILIKSDIGALKAIHETVGQTVEKFRNNTINIYPGGGGEYGYISKTPVKIKKYEQKTTLENWMAQNQ, from the coding sequence ATGATAGCAAACACTGATTTACACCTCCATTCTAAATATTCAAAAGGAACGTCTAAATTTATGAGTATAGATAATATTGTAAAATATGGTAAATTAAAAGGGTTGGATATAATTGGTACGGGCGATTGTTTAAATCCAAAATGGTTAGACGAGATAAAAAACCATTTAGATGATAATTTAGTACTTACAACTGAAATAGAGGATAAACATCGAGTTCACCATTTAATAATTTTACCAAATTTGGCACAAACAAATGATTTAATTAATTATCTATCAAGTCATTCTAAAAACATAGGTTATGAAGGTAGACCAAATGTTTCGTTAGATGGTAAGGAAATAATGGATATTGTAAAAGAATTAGGTGGTTTAATAGGTCCTGCTCACGTTTTTACACCTTGGACAAGTCTTTACAAAACTTATAATTCCGTTTATGATTGTTATGGTAAAAAACCAGATTATATTGAATTGGGGTTATCTGCAGATACCGATATGGCAGATATGGTAGAAGAATTGCGAGATATACCGTTTTTAAGCAATTCTGATGCACATTCTTTTTATCCTCATAGAATGGGTAGGGAATTTAATCAAATGGAAATTTCAAACGTGGGCGATATTGAGCATAATTTTGAAGAAATTAGAAATGCAATAAAAAATAATAAAATAGTTGCTAATTACGGATTAGACCCTAATTTAGGTAAATATCATACTACGGCATGTACAAAATGCTATTTGAGGTATGATATTGAAGATGCAATTAAATTCAAATTCAAATGTAGGGAATGTGGTGGTACAATTAAAAAAGGAGTTTTAGAACGTTCTAAAGAGCTTTCAAAGGATAAAAAAGTAATCCACCCCGATTTTAGGCCTCCTTATCATAGAATAATACCATTAGCAGAAATAATATCTTTTTCAATTGGCAAAGGTGTGAATACGAAATCAGTTCAAACACTATATGATAATTATTTGCATAACTTTAAAAATGAGATTGAAATATTGATAAAATCGGACATAGGGGCTTTAAAAGCTATACACGAAACTGTGGGGCAAACGGTCGAGAAATTTAGAAATAATACTATTAATATTTACCCTGGTGGAGGGGGAGAATACGGTTATATTTCCAAAACACCTGTTAAAATCAAAAAATACGAGCAAAAAACTACTTTAGAAAATTGGATGGCTCAAAATCAGTAA
- the pdxS gene encoding pyridoxal 5'-phosphate synthase lyase subunit PdxS, which translates to MSKKLVGTDVLKRGFAKMVKHGVVMDVTNVEQAKIAEEAGATAVMALERVPADIRVQGGVARMSDPEMILEIIDAVSIPVMAKARIGHDVEAQVLESLGTDMVDESEVLTPADEVNHIAKKAFTVPFVCGARNLGEALRRIDEGAAMIRTKGEAGTGNVVEAVKHMRAMNEGIARVVGYAEMGLDAELVQLARNELKVPIDLVYEVAKLKRLPVVNFAAGGIATPADAALMMQMGCDGVFVGSGIFKSGDPEKRAKAIVEATYNYDKPELIAEVSKNLGEPMVGINIDEIPEEQLLAKRGN; encoded by the coding sequence ATGAGTAAAAAACTTGTGGGTACAGACGTACTTAAAAGAGGATTTGCAAAAATGGTTAAACACGGCGTTGTAATGGATGTTACAAATGTTGAACAAGCAAAAATTGCAGAAGAAGCTGGTGCTACTGCAGTTATGGCATTAGAAAGAGTTCCTGCCGATATTAGGGTACAAGGTGGCGTTGCAAGAATGTCAGACCCTGAAATGATACTCGAAATAATCGATGCAGTTTCAATCCCTGTAATGGCAAAAGCAAGAATTGGTCATGATGTAGAAGCTCAAGTTTTGGAATCATTAGGTACAGACATGGTTGACGAAAGTGAAGTTTTAACCCCTGCTGACGAAGTAAATCACATTGCTAAAAAAGCTTTCACCGTGCCATTTGTTTGTGGTGCAAGAAACTTGGGCGAAGCTCTTAGAAGAATTGATGAAGGAGCAGCTATGATAAGAACAAAAGGAGAAGCAGGTACTGGAAACGTTGTAGAAGCTGTAAAACACATGAGAGCAATGAACGAAGGTATTGCAAGAGTTGTAGGATACGCTGAAATGGGTTTGGATGCTGAATTAGTTCAATTAGCGAGAAATGAGTTAAAAGTACCTATTGACTTAGTTTACGAAGTTGCAAAATTAAAAAGATTACCTGTAGTTAATTTTGCAGCAGGTGGAATTGCTACACCTGCAGATGCGGCTTTAATGATGCAAATGGGTTGTGATGGCGTGTTTGTTGGTTCAGGTATCTTTAAGTCAGGAGACCCTGAAAAAAGAGCAAAAGCTATTGTTGAAGCTACTTACAACTATGATAAGCCAGAATTAATTGCAGAAGTAAGTAAAAACTTAGGGGAGCCTATGGTGGGTATTAATATTGACGAAATACCTGAAGAACAATTATTGGCAAAAAGAGGAAATTAA
- a CDS encoding HD domain-containing protein, whose protein sequence is MEKSKIIRDPIHKDIKIKESEISIVDTENFQRLRNIKQTGLTCLVYPSANHTRFEHSLGTMYVAGEMAKKLDNPNVDVNLVRILGLLHDIGHPPYSHTLEINNYDHEHYTRQKIKKMDFENYQSKEVLESYNSKGIVGKLIHGDMDSDRMDYLIRDSYHTGVAYGSIDIHRIISSINDFEDSNSLGILEKGVSAIESLLIARYQMYPTVYMHPVSRIAECMLKNATLYILKDGIIENKDLSVMDDIDLVSTLRNSEGYGKELMKMLDTRNLFKNIATFPYRELKPLEIYKLINLTESNLMVLEDVLYQKMGFKLYLDIPKPPKIVENKVPVLINGKKHRLDEVSPLVQNLKIAYKKSWNVRIYAEPNNILNKDIQTQKYHIKNSPYDLKNIIFEIIDEYNLINELDLFDNNFIINILAENHTIKGYSTFMAHAKNKGFSENILATELQKLLFSGIVKKNTVQMGGIYRYDYILVDESIIKN, encoded by the coding sequence ATGGAAAAATCAAAAATAATCCGGGACCCTATTCATAAGGATATAAAGATAAAAGAATCAGAAATTTCCATCGTGGATACTGAAAATTTTCAAAGACTTAGGAATATAAAACAAACAGGATTAACCTGTTTAGTTTATCCTAGTGCAAACCATACAAGATTTGAGCACTCTTTAGGTACTATGTATGTAGCAGGGGAAATGGCAAAAAAACTGGATAATCCAAATGTTGATGTGAATTTAGTTAGGATATTAGGGCTTTTACATGATATTGGGCATCCTCCTTATTCACATACTTTAGAGATAAATAATTATGACCATGAACATTACACCCGACAAAAAATAAAAAAGATGGATTTTGAAAATTATCAAAGTAAAGAAGTTCTTGAATCGTATAATTCTAAAGGTATTGTGGGAAAATTAATACACGGAGACATGGATTCAGATAGAATGGATTATTTAATACGGGATAGTTATCACACGGGTGTGGCATATGGTTCTATAGATATACACCGCATTATAAGCTCAATAAATGATTTTGAAGATTCTAATTCTTTAGGAATTTTGGAAAAAGGTGTTTCTGCAATCGAGTCATTACTTATAGCCCGATATCAGATGTATCCAACGGTATATATGCACCCCGTATCTCGTATAGCTGAATGTATGCTTAAAAATGCTACATTGTATATTTTAAAAGACGGAATTATAGAAAATAAGGACTTATCAGTAATGGATGACATTGATTTAGTTTCTACGCTTAGAAATTCTGAGGGGTATGGTAAAGAATTAATGAAAATGTTGGATACCAGAAATTTATTTAAAAATATTGCAACATTCCCATATCGTGAATTAAAGCCTTTGGAAATCTATAAGCTTATAAATTTAACTGAATCTAATTTAATGGTTCTTGAAGATGTATTATATCAAAAAATGGGATTTAAGTTATATTTAGATATTCCAAAGCCTCCTAAAATAGTAGAAAATAAAGTACCTGTATTGATAAATGGTAAAAAGCATAGGTTGGATGAAGTTTCACCTTTGGTACAAAATTTAAAGATTGCATATAAAAAGTCTTGGAATGTACGGATTTATGCAGAACCAAATAATATATTAAATAAAGATATTCAAACTCAAAAATACCATATTAAAAATTCCCCCTATGACTTGAAAAATATAATTTTTGAGATTATAGACGAATATAATTTGATAAATGAATTGGATTTGTTCGATAATAATTTTATAATAAATATTTTAGCCGAAAATCACACTATAAAAGGTTATTCGACATTTATGGCTCATGCAAAAAATAAAGGTTTCAGTGAGAATATTTTAGCCACAGAATTGCAAAAACTTTTGTTTTCTGGAATTGTTAAAAAAAATACAGTCCAGATGGGTGGTATTTATCGATATGATTACATATTGGTTGATGAATCCATTATAAAAAATTAA
- the cfbE gene encoding coenzyme F430 synthase, protein MKEKENMEKNSKILIVDINHGALDIAEEYLFNKDFKNRKLKKGKKENYVILWDIYGKINKLNELYDLKGSSSFTDKDKEIYKKYNKLKDYMPQKLKLITSKIEDIDYSEFSDIIAPVHCPINVKFKTFHESVSEILCTKYKDFISKIITITGVKGKTSTSELINHILNGKYNVYLHNSTQGSITPTEVLNTLNRLEKEKKLYKYDYFIFEISLGLVSSKYGIITNILEDYPIANNLRSAKVKLSTLEFADNCYILKDLYNNYNKIIESLNIANIHIIDNNPPNLKIINKYPLEFQYTPKNNINLKTNDFKLNKKIFGLHNISNCILSYEICKNMMNSEDIIKRIESFELKNRMELEYYNILRNTNPGLNIKSISNSVEDFIESFDNPIICLGGDFGCTCEEINAEKLLNQLLKINKLNKLSNKTLPIYLSGDLGYEIHQIWQKKLNNSEKISNLKIRVEIIENVKITKKEDLIKLKILSEKNNYLIIYRSSIV, encoded by the coding sequence GTGAAAGAAAAGGAAAATATGGAAAAAAATTCAAAAATACTAATTGTAGATATAAACCATGGTGCTTTGGATATTGCAGAAGAATATCTTTTTAACAAAGATTTTAAAAATAGAAAATTAAAAAAAGGTAAAAAAGAAAATTACGTTATATTATGGGATATTTATGGAAAAATTAATAAATTAAATGAATTATATGATTTAAAAGGTTCATCATCATTTACTGATAAAGATAAAGAAATATACAAAAAATATAATAAATTAAAGGATTATATGCCTCAAAAATTAAAATTGATTACTTCAAAAATTGAAGATATTGATTATTCTGAATTTAGCGATATTATTGCACCAGTACACTGTCCCATAAATGTTAAATTTAAAACATTTCATGAATCAGTTTCAGAAATACTATGTACCAAATATAAAGATTTTATTTCAAAAATAATTACAATAACGGGAGTAAAAGGTAAAACTTCCACTTCTGAACTAATAAATCACATTTTAAACGGTAAATACAACGTTTATTTACACAACAGTACCCAAGGTTCAATAACACCGACTGAAGTTCTAAATACGTTAAATAGATTGGAAAAGGAAAAAAAATTATACAAATATGATTATTTTATATTTGAAATATCTTTGGGGCTTGTTTCTTCAAAATATGGAATTATTACAAATATTTTAGAAGATTACCCAATAGCAAATAATTTAAGAAGTGCGAAAGTAAAATTAAGCACTTTAGAATTTGCAGATAATTGCTACATATTAAAAGACTTGTATAATAATTATAATAAAATTATTGAAAGTTTAAACATAGCTAATATACATATAATAGATAACAACCCGCCTAATTTAAAAATTATAAACAAATACCCTTTAGAATTTCAATATACTCCTAAAAATAATATTAATTTAAAAACTAATGATTTTAAGTTAAATAAAAAAATTTTTGGATTACATAATATTTCAAATTGTATCTTAAGTTATGAAATTTGTAAAAATATGATGAATTCAGAAGACATTATTAAGAGAATTGAATCTTTTGAATTAAAAAATAGAATGGAATTAGAATATTATAATATTTTAAGAAATACTAATCCAGGACTAAATATAAAATCAATTTCCAATTCAGTCGAAGATTTTATTGAATCTTTTGATAATCCCATAATATGTTTAGGTGGGGATTTTGGTTGTACTTGTGAAGAAATTAACGCAGAAAAATTGCTCAATCAGCTTTTGAAAATAAATAAATTAAATAAATTAAGTAATAAAACACTGCCAATATATTTATCAGGCGATTTAGGTTATGAGATACATCAAATATGGCAAAAAAAATTGAATAACTCTGAAAAGATTTCAAATTTGAAAATAAGAGTTGAAATAATTGAAAATGTAAAAATAACTAAAAAAGAAGATTTGATTAAATTAAAAATATTGTCTGAAAAAAACAATTATTTAATAATATATAGAAGTTCCATTGTTTAA
- a CDS encoding XTP/dITP diphosphatase yields the protein MKLLFGTGNINKVKEAKLILKNSKYEVEQLKIPYPELQGTLEEVAKYGAKYVYDEYMSKNEKISNENVSIIVEDSGLFIESLREFPGTYSKYVQMTLGNEGILKLLGTCKKRNAYFKTVIGYYDGKEIKTFSGTVEGTISYKMKSNGYGFAYDSIFVPKGCEKTFAEMLPAEKSDISHRKNAFMEFKRYIDSLSNE from the coding sequence ATGAAATTATTATTTGGTACGGGAAATATAAACAAAGTAAAAGAAGCTAAATTAATCTTAAAAAATTCTAAATATGAAGTAGAACAGTTGAAAATACCATATCCCGAACTACAGGGTACTCTCGAAGAAGTAGCTAAATATGGTGCTAAATATGTTTATGACGAATATATGTCCAAAAACGAAAAAATTTCTAATGAAAATGTAAGTATAATTGTAGAAGATAGTGGTTTATTCATAGAATCATTGCGAGAATTTCCCGGAACTTACTCAAAATATGTTCAAATGACATTAGGTAATGAAGGAATTTTAAAACTTCTTGGAACGTGTAAAAAGAGGAATGCGTATTTTAAAACCGTTATAGGATATTACGACGGCAAAGAAATCAAAACGTTTTCTGGAACGGTAGAAGGAACGATATCCTATAAAATGAAATCTAACGGATATGGTTTTGCTTATGATAGCATATTTGTGCCAAAAGGTTGCGAAAAAACTTTTGCAGAAATGCTACCTGCTGAAAAAAGTGATATATCTCACCGAAAAAACGCATTTATGGAATTTAAAAGATATATAGATTCATTATCTAACGAATAA
- a CDS encoding HPP family protein, producing the protein MEIDTALARYHHLQIKEIMPTKEDMPIVCINDSVSDVLNLLRTRHHVWVIDTKNDNNLEGIIRYLDVIDFLLPPSKHKIYMGSSTSILKSIIGGANTVKEILQPNPLTINQNNTVLEVLTKMEQYKVQIIGVVDDDNKLVGEISLKILIRQFMDLCLGPKGC; encoded by the coding sequence GTGGAAATTGACACTGCTTTAGCAAGATATCATCACCTGCAAATCAAAGAGATAATGCCAACAAAAGAAGATATGCCTATAGTATGCATAAATGATTCTGTATCTGATGTATTAAATCTATTAAGAACAAGACATCACGTATGGGTGATTGATACAAAAAATGATAACAATTTAGAAGGTATCATCAGATATTTAGACGTAATTGATTTTTTACTACCGCCCAGCAAACATAAAATTTATATGGGAAGTTCAACATCAATCTTAAAATCAATTATAGGTGGTGCAAATACAGTTAAAGAAATACTTCAACCAAATCCATTAACTATTAATCAAAATAACACAGTATTGGAAGTTTTAACTAAAATGGAGCAGTACAAGGTTCAAATTATTGGTGTAGTTGATGACGATAATAAATTAGTTGGAGAAATTAGTTTAAAAATCTTAATAAGACAATTTATGGACTTATGTTTAGGCCCTAAAGGTTGTTAA
- a CDS encoding DUF362 domain-containing protein produces MVYAVNAEECIACGACVPVCAVEAISEMDDGKAVIDANKCNDCGDCADVCPVECIKQQ; encoded by the coding sequence ATGGTATACGCTGTAAACGCTGAAGAATGTATTGCATGTGGTGCATGTGTTCCTGTATGTGCTGTTGAAGCAATTTCAGAAATGGATGATGGAAAAGCAGTTATCGACGCTAACAAATGTAATGATTGCGGAGACTGTGCTGACGTATGTCCAGTTGAATGTATAAAACAACAATAA
- a CDS encoding site-2 protease family protein: MELSQNMVLIIFVLLWILLLILDKFKEKHDLKLNYELKTYFVFGVLKTKIGLKFIDKVGKYKFWRWLSTLSIPLAIFISIFAFVNYMMSSLGIINGSIEREAATPVIMLFGNTIPWIAGIFALGIGITVHELAHGIVARSFNQKIKSTGLLLALGIPLGAFVELSEEYQNSAKRVRGSVAAAGPMANLVLAILFLFALPWSASLNSDITISEVLEGHPADGILKSNDIIYSIDGNRIESLQEFQKEASELKPNVSSNIIIIRDDKKLEYNITAGSDGKIGIMAITSGYVNLLVNTIYWSFMLNLLLAIFNLLPAIPLDGYHIWISLPDTIRELGNSRITDHIANGLAYIINDKVLHSIGSLIWLLIFVVIIYSFI, encoded by the coding sequence ATGGAATTATCACAAAATATGGTTTTAATAATATTCGTATTACTATGGATACTATTACTAATTTTAGACAAATTTAAAGAAAAACACGATTTAAAATTAAACTATGAATTAAAAACTTATTTCGTATTTGGAGTCCTAAAAACTAAAATAGGACTAAAATTTATCGATAAAGTAGGAAAATATAAATTTTGGAGGTGGTTATCCACATTATCAATCCCCCTCGCAATATTTATAAGTATTTTTGCATTTGTAAATTATATGATGTCTTCCCTGGGCATAATTAATGGAAGCATTGAGCGTGAAGCTGCAACGCCAGTAATTATGCTATTTGGAAACACAATTCCTTGGATTGCAGGTATATTCGCACTCGGTATTGGAATTACAGTTCACGAACTTGCTCACGGTATCGTTGCAAGGTCATTTAACCAGAAAATTAAAAGTACCGGATTATTATTAGCATTGGGTATACCATTGGGTGCTTTTGTGGAGCTTTCAGAAGAATATCAAAATTCCGCCAAAAGGGTGCGTGGTTCAGTTGCTGCTGCAGGACCTATGGCTAATTTAGTACTTGCAATATTATTCTTATTTGCATTGCCGTGGAGTGCTTCATTAAATAGTGATATAACAATATCTGAAGTGTTAGAAGGTCATCCAGCAGATGGAATATTAAAAAGCAATGATATTATATATTCAATCGATGGAAACCGAATTGAATCATTACAAGAATTCCAAAAAGAAGCAAGTGAGCTAAAACCTAATGTAAGCTCGAATATTATAATTATACGAGACGATAAAAAGTTAGAATATAATATTACTGCAGGTTCGGATGGAAAAATTGGAATAATGGCCATTACGTCAGGTTATGTAAACTTACTGGTAAATACCATCTATTGGTCATTTATGTTAAATTTACTACTTGCCATATTTAATTTATTGCCTGCAATACCATTAGATGGATATCATATTTGGATATCATTACCGGACACCATAAGAGAGCTTGGAAATAGTCGAATTACTGACCATATCGCCAATGGGTTAGCATACATAATAAATGACAAAGTGTTGCATTCTATCGGTTCATTAATATGGTTGCTCATATTTGTAGTGATAATTTATTCATTTATATAA
- the cofF gene encoding coenzyme gamma-F420-2:alpha-L-glutamate ligase: MITIVCAEGGSTIYALKNAIKELGQPCKILLLSEDNLLVDDNYKIDTDLIHSRCGIGDYMDRLTLYSWQVLKNLEEENYKFVNSLSTIYNSSDKFKTLKILNKNGIKVPKTALIRDYGDAIRFIEKYDIKYPLILKNSFSKCGMRVDKPLNNEELKEKTKNSMWESKLIQEYIDFKDQNTGLYKDMRVLVVDGQVVGGYRRISNDYITNLYKGGSIEELKINSDVEEIALKCSEVMKGDIMAVDLLPKNDEYNVVEVNTAPGTKGFRQLGINADEIIAKCLIDRMKR, from the coding sequence ATGATAACAATTGTATGTGCGGAAGGCGGTTCTACAATATATGCGCTAAAAAATGCTATAAAAGAACTTGGACAACCTTGTAAAATATTATTACTTTCAGAAGATAATCTATTGGTTGATGACAATTATAAAATAGATACGGACTTAATTCACTCCAGATGTGGAATTGGAGACTATATGGACAGATTAACATTGTATTCGTGGCAAGTATTAAAAAATTTAGAAGAAGAAAACTATAAATTTGTAAACTCATTATCTACAATCTACAACTCATCAGACAAATTTAAAACTTTGAAAATATTAAATAAAAATGGAATAAAAGTACCAAAAACAGCTTTAATTCGAGATTATGGTGATGCGATAAGATTTATTGAAAAATACGACATAAAATATCCGTTAATATTAAAAAATTCGTTCTCAAAATGTGGTATGAGAGTAGACAAACCCCTTAACAATGAAGAATTAAAAGAAAAAACAAAAAATTCAATGTGGGAAAGCAAACTAATACAGGAATATATCGATTTTAAAGACCAAAATACTGGATTGTATAAAGATATGAGAGTATTGGTAGTCGATGGGCAAGTTGTAGGGGGCTATAGGAGAATAAGCAATGATTATATAACCAACCTATACAAAGGCGGAAGTATAGAAGAATTAAAAATTAATTCAGATGTTGAAGAAATAGCATTAAAATGTTCTGAAGTTATGAAAGGGGATATAATGGCAGTTGATTTATTGCCAAAAAATGATGAATACAATGTGGTTGAGGTAAATACCGCACCAGGGACCAAAGGATTTAGACAATTGGGTATTAATGCAGATGAAATAATAGCAAAATGCTTGATTGACCGTATGAAACGATGA
- a CDS encoding cation:proton antiporter encodes MDYSWVLLTLGISLIAGKLGDHLMEKLKLPGVLGEILMGMLLGNLIYFGFIDGHHLTLHNNEIFEFLSKMGIIFLLFLGGLDTNIAEVKKTGLIATVSTVFGVLFPLVMGYLALLYVGYPPQEAFAAGVILTATSIGLTVRVMMDLGVLKTDVGYASLSASIMDDFLGIMLIIFVVGMGDLTSLFGKLGLFVIIGFVGWKLIGKYISFAEKLHVQRGILSFILALLFIFSFLAENWFEAAIEGSFLAGLILSKTPEGKAVMNDIKTIGYSFLIPLFFVYTGASLDLGVFGNYDALSLAVILTVVAVISKVAGRGLGAKLMGWNTKKSLQMGIGSIPRAEIALINLMVAINAGIISQGNIPKFIAATLIFITVSILITPPLLKWAFKDECTLN; translated from the coding sequence ATGGATTACAGCTGGGTTTTATTAACCCTGGGCATTTCACTAATCGCAGGAAAATTGGGCGACCACCTCATGGAAAAATTAAAATTGCCTGGCGTATTAGGTGAAATATTAATGGGTATGCTTCTTGGAAATTTAATATACTTTGGATTTATTGACGGGCATCACCTAACATTACATAACAATGAAATATTTGAATTTTTATCAAAAATGGGAATCATATTCTTATTGTTCCTAGGTGGTTTAGATACAAATATTGCAGAAGTTAAAAAAACAGGCTTAATAGCTACGGTATCCACAGTATTTGGCGTTTTGTTTCCATTGGTTATGGGTTATCTTGCACTATTGTATGTAGGTTATCCCCCACAGGAAGCTTTTGCTGCAGGTGTAATATTAACTGCGACGAGTATTGGACTTACTGTTCGTGTTATGATGGATTTAGGCGTTTTAAAAACAGATGTTGGGTACGCTTCACTAAGCGCAAGTATTATGGATGACTTTTTAGGAATTATGCTGATAATCTTCGTAGTAGGTATGGGTGATTTAACTTCTTTATTCGGTAAATTAGGCCTATTTGTGATAATAGGTTTCGTAGGCTGGAAACTTATCGGAAAATATATCTCCTTTGCAGAAAAATTGCATGTTCAAAGAGGCATACTTTCATTTATATTGGCTTTATTATTCATATTTTCATTTCTTGCAGAAAACTGGTTCGAAGCAGCTATTGAAGGCTCTTTCTTAGCAGGTTTAATTCTTTCAAAAACTCCCGAAGGTAAAGCAGTTATGAATGATATAAAAACTATAGGTTATAGTTTTTTAATACCGTTATTCTTCGTATACACAGGTGCAAGTTTAGATTTGGGCGTGTTTGGAAACTATGATGCTTTAAGCTTAGCAGTAATCCTAACTGTTGTAGCGGTGATAAGTAAAGTTGCAGGTAGGGGATTAGGTGCTAAATTAATGGGTTGGAATACAAAAAAATCCTTACAAATGGGTATCGGCTCAATACCTCGTGCAGAAATAGCACTTATAAACCTGATGGTTGCAATTAATGCAGGGATTATATCCCAAGGTAATATACCAAAATTCATTGCTGCTACATTGATATTCATTACAGTTTCGATATTGATAACCCCTCCATTGTTAAAATGGGCTTTTAAAGATGAATGTACATTGAATTAA